Proteins encoded by one window of Castor canadensis chromosome 2, mCasCan1.hap1v2, whole genome shotgun sequence:
- the LOC109677206 gene encoding olfactory receptor 8G1-like yields MAEGNYSTVTEFVLAGLTEKPELQLPLFLLFLGFYVITVVGNLGMVILIGLSSHLHTPMYYFLASLSFIDLCQSTIITPKMLVNFVTEKNIISYPECIAQFYVFCVFVIAECHMLAAMAYDHYVAICNPLLYKVSMSSQICTWMVLSVYGMGLIGATSHTVCILRLSFCKADVINHYFCDLYPVLGLSCSSIFINEVVGLCFCAFNIVVPSLIIFCSYIFIIASILHIHSTEGRSKAFSTCSSHIAALALFYGSTTFMYLQPPSVRSMDQGKVSSVFYTIIVPMLNPLIYSLRNKDVKFALIKLLVKKSILF; encoded by the coding sequence ATGGCAGAAGGAAATTATTCCACAGTGACTGAGTTTGTCCTTGCTGGATTAACAGAGAAACCTGAGCTCCAgctgcccctcttcctcctcttccttggaTTCTATGTGATCACAGTGGTGGGGAACCTGGGCATGGTCATCCTGATTGGGCTCAGTTCTCACTTGCACACTCCCATGTACTATTTCCTTGCCAGTCTTTCCTTCATTGACTTGTGCCAGTCCACTATCATTACTCCCAAAATGCTAGTGAACTTTGTGACAGAGAAGAACATCATTTCCTACCCTGAATGCATAGCTCAGTTTTATGTCTTCTGTGTTTTTGTTATTGCAGAATGTCACATGTTGGCTGCCATGGCATATGACCACTATGTTGCCATCTGTAACCCCTTGCTTTACAAAGTTTCCATGTCCTCTCAGATCTGTACCTGGATGGTACTTAGTGTGTATGGCATGGGCTTAATTGGTGCTACCAGTCACACAGTATGCATACTAAGACTGAGTTTCTGTAAGGCTGATGTAATAAATCATTACTTCTGTGATCTATATCCTGTATTGGGGCTCTCCTGCTCTAGTATTTTCATTAATGAAGTAGTAGGTCTgtgtttctgtgcttttaatattgTTGTCCCAAGTCTGATCATCTTTTGCTCTTACATCTTTATAATTGCCAGCATCCTCCACATTCACTCCACTGAAGGCAGGTCCAAAGCCTTCAGCACCTGCAGCTCTCACATTGCTGCTCTTGCCCTCTTCTATGGTTCTACAACATTCATGTACCTGCAGCCTCCATCTGTCAGATCCATGGACCAAGGCAAAGTGTCCTCTGTGTTTTATACCATTATTGTACCCATGCTGAACCCCTTGATCTATAGTCTGAGGAATAAGGATGTCAAATTTGCCCTAATTAAGTTGCTTGTGAAAAAGAGTATATTGTTTTAG